One Centroberyx gerrardi isolate f3 chromosome 6, fCenGer3.hap1.cur.20231027, whole genome shotgun sequence genomic region harbors:
- the pgm2l1 gene encoding glucose 1,6-bisphosphate synthase → MGDGNGVNGDLNANLSCQTTGDPLLDKAVQQWLTWDKNGRTRAQVEALLAESGGWTSCGPGSPYAVRKFGAAAGVMITASHNRKEDNGYKVYWCTGAQICSPHDKEILRSIEEQLQPWSASCWEEEQAERCSLRTDPLHDVNRCYMEELSSLCLHRDLNSRCPLKFVHSSFHGVGHVFVQQAFRTFGFAPPIPVPEQRDPDPNFSSVRCPNPEEGASVLELSLRLAERENARIVLATDPDADRLAVAEQSAGSGWKVFTGNELAALLGWWMLFSWKERHPQAADTQQLYMLATTVSSKILQTFARIEGFHFEETLPGFKWIGKRMHELAKTGNHVIFAFEESIGFLCGSMVPDKDGVSAAAVVAEMAAYLHNQNLTLHQQLHNIYRTYGYHVSKTSYVICNDPPTVQKIFSRIRNFDGAGSYPKTCGGHNILHVRDVTTGYDSSQPDRRSVLPVSKGGQMISFTLQDGVVATLRTSGTEPKIKYYTEICAAPGNSDISGLEEELRSVTRSLVEEFLEPERNNLIRRFV, encoded by the exons ATGGGAGACGGTAACGGAGTTAACGGAGACTTGAACGCCAACCTGAGCTGCCAAACAACCGGCGACCCGCTGCTCGACAAGGCGGTGCAGCAGTGGTTAACATGGGACAAG AACGGGCGGACCCGGGCGCAGGTGGAGGCGCTGCTGGCGGAGAGCGGCGGCTGGACGAGCTGCGGGCCAGGCTCT CCGTACGCCGTCAGGAAGTTCGGCGCGGCGGCCGGAGTGATGATCACCGCCTCCCACAACCGCAAGGAGGACAACGGCTACAAG GTGTACTGGTGTACCGGGGCTCAGATCTGCTCTCCTCACGACAAGGAGATCCTGCGGAGCATCGAGGAGCAGCTGCAGCCGTGGAGCGCCTCCtgctgggaggaggagcaggcggAGCGCTGCAGCCTGCGGACCGACCCGCTGCACGACGTCAACCGCTGCTACATGGAGGAGCTGAGctccctctgcctccacag aGATCTGAACAGCCGCTGTCCGTTGAAGTTCGTCCACTCGTCCTTCCACGGCGTCGGACACGTCTTCGTCCAGCAGGCGTTCCGGACGTTCGGCTTCGCCCCGCCCATCCCCGTCCCGGAGCAGAGAGACCCCGACCCCAACTTCTCCTCCGTCCGCTGCCCCAACCCCGAGGAGGGAGCGTCCGTCCTG GAGCTTTCTCTTCGTCTTGCGGAGAGAGAAAACGCCAGGATCGTTCTGGCGACCGATCCTGACGCGGACCGGCTGGCTGTGGCGGAGCAGAGCGCCGG gAGCGGCTGGAAGGTGTTCACAGGGAACGAGCTGGCGGCTCTGCTGGGCTGGTGGATGTTGTTCAGCTGGAAGGAGCGCCACCCGCAGGCTGCAGACACCCAGCAGCTCTACATGTTGGCCACCACCGTCTCCTCCAAGATCCTGCAGACCTTCGCTCGCATCGAGGGCTTCCACTTCGAG GAAACTTTACCTGGCTTCAAGTGGATCGGGAAGAGAATGCATGAGCTCGCCAAAACTGGCAACCACGTGATATTCGCCTTCGAGGAGTCTATTG GGTTCCTGTGCGGCAGCATGGTGCCGGATAAAGACGGGGTGAGTGCGGCGGCGGTCGTGGCCGAGATGGCCGCCTACCTCCACAACCAGAACCTCACGCTCCACCAGCAGCTGCACAACATCTACCGGAC ATACGGTTATCATGTGTCTAAGACGTCCTACGTCATCTGCAACGACCCGCCCACCGTCCAGAAGATCTTCAGCCGAATTCGCAACTTCGATGGCGCCGGTTCGTACCCCAAGACGTGCGGCGGACACAACATCCTCCATGTGAGAGACGTCACCACAGGATACGACAGCAGCCAGCCGGACCGCAGATCT GTGCTTCCTGTGAGTAAAGGCGGTCAGATGATCAGCTTCACGCTGCAGGACGGCGTGGTCGCCACGCTGCGGACCAGCGGCACCGAGCCCAAGATCAAATACTACACCGAGATCTGTGCTGCTCCGGGGAACAG tgaCATCTCcggcctggaggaggagctgaggagcgTCACACGCTCTCTGGTGGAGGAGTTCCTGGAGCCGGAGAGGAACAACCTGATTCGCCGCTTCGTCTAG
- the LOC139929781 gene encoding olfactory receptor 2C1-like, with amino-acid sequence MENKSEIVFVLKGLNETQTTRQIYFGFTLIIYFFTIFVNLTLIVTIFLEKRLHEPMYIFLCNLCFNGIYGASSFYPKLLHDLLADAHVISYTGCITQIFVVYSYVFCEFTNLTVMAYDRYVAICKPLQYHSIMTAQKVGQLLLLTWSFSLFETAVGVVLTSRLPVCGVHIDKLFCTNWAVVKLSCSDTTLNNIYGFVLTLSHVSQTALILVSYVHIVKASLRSKADRRKFMQTCLPHLITLVNFTASLVFDTMYSRYGSGGSLQALQNVLAAEFLVVPPLVNPIIYGMNLQQIRSRLAQTFGHKVHALS; translated from the coding sequence atggaaaataagtcGGAGATTGTGTTTGTGCTTAAAGGTTTAAATGAAACTCAGACAACCAGACAAATCTATTTTGGATTTACTCTCATCATCTACTTCTTCACCATCTTTGTTAACTTGACCCTCATTGTTACCATTTTTCTGGAGAAAAGGCTCCATGAGCCGatgtatatatttctgtgtaatCTCTGTTTTAACGGAATATACGGCGCTTCTAGTTTTTATCCAAAGCTGCTTCATGACCTTTTGGCTGATGCTCATGTGATATCATACACTGGCTGCATAACCCAGATATTTGTCGTTTACTCCTATGTTTTCTGTGAATTTACCAATCTGACAGTGATGGCCTATGACAGGTACGTCGCCATCTGCAAACCGCTGCAGTACCACTCCATCATGACGGCTCAGAAGGTGGGCCAGCTGCTCCTGCTCACCTGgagtttctctctgtttgaGACCGCCGTGGGCGTCGTGCTGACCAGCAGGCTGCCCGTCTGCGGCGTTCACATCGATAAACTCTTCTGCACAAACTGGGCGGTGGTGAAGCTGTCCTGCAGCGACACCACGCTCAACAACATCTACGGCTTCGTGCTGACGCTGTCGCACGTGTCTCAGACCGCGCTCATCCTGGTGTCTTACGTGCACATCGTCAAAGCCTCGCTGAGGTCGAAGGCAGACAGGAGGAAGTTCATGCAGACGTGTCTCCCGCACCTGATCACGCTCGTCAACTTCACCGCGTCTCTGGTGTTTGACACCATGTACTCGCGCTACGGCAGCGGCGGCAGCCTGCAGGCGCTGCAGAACGTTCTGGCTGCGGAGTTCCTGGTGGTTCCTCCTCTCGTGAACCCGATCATCTACGGCATGAACCTCCAGCAGATCCGCTCCAGGCTCGCCCAGACCTTCGGTCACAAGGTCCACGCTCTGAGCTGA